The following proteins come from a genomic window of Nicotiana tomentosiformis chromosome 12, ASM39032v3, whole genome shotgun sequence:
- the LOC104105394 gene encoding uncharacterized protein, whose protein sequence is MRLMSLVDLSLNGSSQIPYSIIKDALRIDDIEVESWVVKAITAKLLDCKIGQMNQVVIVSRCTERCVWVVSVARAPLKAYYLEG, encoded by the exons ATGAGGTTAATGTCGTTGGTAGATCTTAGCTTGAATGGATCTAGTCAAATTCCTTATTCTATCATCAAGGATGCATTGCGG ATTGATGACATTGAGGTAGAATCTTGGGTTGTTAAGGCAATTACAGCTAAGTTACTTGACTGCAAGATTGGccaaatgaatcaagtagtaatAGTGAG CCGATGTACGGAGCGATGTGTTTGGGTTGTATCAGTGGCAAGAGCTCCGCTCAAAGCTTACTACTTGGAGG GGTAA